The Rhododendron vialii isolate Sample 1 chromosome 1a, ASM3025357v1 region attttctggttcaagACTCTCTTCTTTTGATCTTGAAAAGGCATCAGAAGGGATGTTAATGCCTGCAAAGCCAACAATGACAGCTGCACCTCCAATATAATCCATGAGGTTAGGAGCATTGCCTGTCAGTGCATCAACCACAGCTGCTATGGGAACCTGAATGGTAAGTCCTGCTGTTGCTACTGTGGTGGTTGTCAGTAGAACGGCCTTGGCCCACAGGTAATCGCTAAGCACGTTATCCAACAAGCCTAATAGATGACAAAAAATATCCCTCAGCGAAACAGCATGATGCCAAAGACCCAAAACTTacacaaacaaagaaaaaagagctTGTTGCCTGAAATTCCAGCAAATAAGTGTGGGTTGAACtagataatcaaaaaaaaaaaaaaaacagaagatgaTGAAGGGATAAACGGAACAAAATGCATTCGTCACTTTTCAATAGTGTTGGAGTTGGACTCATTCACACCTCATTGCAACTGAAGGTTAGCTACAtcaattgaacaaacaaatagaTACTAGAAACTAGGCCTTTCACAATAATACAGCCTCAATGCAGGATCCACAAGAAGATGATGGTTTATTTGATGTGTTCCTTGCATACAATTCTATTTCGAGTCTTTCCAAAATATTGTAATATTGCCTTATTTCCATATTTTTTAAGGATTTCAGGGATAAAAGATTTCGCTAATGCTATTACTCACAGTTTTAAGATCGAATAAACTCCATCGAATTGGTTTCTAGAAAATCCCATATGCAGACTTCATACACTATCATAATCAATGAGTCAGAACAGGGAACTACCAAGATGCATCTTTAGTCTTTAAATTACCAtatgccttcaagataaatccaAAAGCTTTACCAGGCTGCATTTCCCTCAATCTTCAGAAAAAGGCTTTGGTTACTGGTAGAAATGGTTCAGAGTCAAGAAGCTTATAGTTTGTATAAAGGAATATCCCTTTGTAATAGTAGTAATTTCCGTGTGCATCCGTGATGAACACATTTAACACCATACCAATATTATCCAAGGGAAGATGTGGTACTATGAAAGAAACTGGAAATAAGATAACTTGTCACATGAACATGCAACAAAGATCACATTTTTACATATCTGAGATCCAGCCATGTATGGGTATTATGTAACAAGGACGTTAAAGCAAGCTCTATGCTGTTGACAAGGTGGGTTGTGGAACCCTAAAAAACCAACTAAACTAGGCATGTTCCAGCCACATAAGTTACATAAATGATGTAACTACAATTCAAGAAAACTTTAGACAAGAATCCCATGAGGGCAGATAAATCTAACTCACCAAAGATTAGGAATGTGGAAGAAATGTTTTAAAGGGAAACAATAAATATAGGCCAGTTAAAAGAAGCTAAAAAGCACTAATTATGCACATACCTTTACCAACAAGAAGACCCACTTGCTTCCATGTAAGTACTTTAAAAGGCTCCAGCTTGGTAAAGTTAAGTATGAGGGCAACAGGTAGGAAGATCAAAAGGTTGAATAACCCTAAATAGCCAAGAAACTGTGCCATACTGACAATACCACTTTTCCCATCATCATCTGGTAGCTTTCTACGGATAAGTGTAATATACACCGCATACAAGGCTGCAGACACAAGAGCAAGAATGTCTCCAAGCAGAGGGTTTGAAGCAGTTGCACTTAACCCAGTCTCAGAGTCACCCAAGCTGACAATTACCGTTCCAGCCATGCAAAGGATAACACTAACCAGCTTGACCCAAGTGAACTTCTCGCCCAAGAATGCAAGAGAAACCAGAAAGGTGAAAAGGCTGGAAACACTGCTCAAAATGGTATTTGACTGTAAAAAACAATGGCAAGGAACTTAGTATGACAAAAGACTAAGCGCTGTTGCTTGCTTGCTTTCCATTTTACattttttcaccatattatATAAGGGGAAAAAGATGAACAATCAATGTCTTCGTTTTGTGCAAAAAGAAAActtccaaaaaattgataacTTGTTTTCGGTGTTCCCTGAAAAATGAGTTGTTCTGATCGGGTAAAGTTTTCCCGCAACAAGTTTCTGAGAACTCTTTCCAAACAAGTTTTAGTttcgggaaaaggaaaatgataccaaaaaagaaagtataGAATACAATATGCCTTACCGTAACTGAAGTATACTTCAGTGA contains the following coding sequences:
- the LOC131320418 gene encoding uncharacterized vacuolar membrane protein YML018C-like; the protein is MKSEAWRWVLGLIYIVVVATIWIVASFVVQSVVDEGVSPFLIAYICNSLFVVYIPLFEIGRYLEDKYVSIFFWRNRKGSSSQDLGGSEEVLLLEQRDTGTQAELNPGSIVGQQEITHHEGHVILESENDIDNPSVCGDANEGLDAKGRWTRSRVAKISLLICPFWFLAQFTFNLSLKYTSVTSNTILSSVSSLFTFLVSLAFLGEKFTWVKLVSVILCMAGTVIVSLGDSETGLSATASNPLLGDILALVSAALYAVYITLIRRKLPDDDGKSGIVSMAQFLGYLGLFNLLIFLPVALILNFTKLEPFKVLTWKQVGLLVGKGLLDNVLSDYLWAKAVLLTTTTVATAGLTIQVPIAAVVDALTGNAPNLMDYIGGAAVIVGFAGINIPSDAFSRSKEESLEPENGQVSSTD